In Stigmatella erecta, the following proteins share a genomic window:
- a CDS encoding F0F1 ATP synthase subunit epsilon, giving the protein MAKLTVEIVTPEKRILSVQADEAIVPGSRGLFGVRPGHAPFLSLVEPGELTLIDAGRRESFFIAGGFVEVGNDKVLVLADGAEPVAGIDVEAARKRLAEAQERLKGLSSEDARFQAEQATVRRETARMTAAGGR; this is encoded by the coding sequence ATGGCCAAGCTGACCGTGGAGATTGTCACCCCTGAGAAGCGCATCCTGTCCGTGCAGGCCGACGAGGCCATCGTGCCGGGAAGCCGCGGCCTCTTCGGCGTGCGCCCCGGCCACGCGCCCTTCCTGTCGCTCGTGGAGCCCGGGGAGCTGACGCTCATCGACGCGGGCCGGCGCGAGTCTTTCTTCATCGCCGGCGGCTTCGTCGAGGTGGGCAACGACAAGGTGCTGGTGCTGGCCGACGGCGCCGAGCCCGTGGCGGGCATCGACGTGGAGGCCGCGCGCAAGCGCCTGGCCGAGGCGCAGGAGCGCCTCAAGGGCCTGTCCTCCGAGGACGCGCGCTTCCAGGCGGAGCAGGCCACGGTGCGCCGCGAGACGGCGCGCATGACCGCCGCCGGCGGCCGCTAG
- a CDS encoding SanA/YdcF family protein — protein sequence MGRRGVLGVWMRRGLLAGALSLLGVLALSHFVQQRYAHRILPREGAPEAPMALVFGAGLAPGGVPSAVLAQRLDTAIALWRAKKVEAVLVSGDNSDRFHDETRAMRRYLLERGLPERAVLGDDAGLSTYDSCVRAHDVFGLRRALLVTQRFHLPRALYIANSVGMEAWGVAADEGRPSTRRYLLRETFSRVLAALMVLLDLKPASSLPSPPPAR from the coding sequence ATGGGGCGTCGCGGCGTGCTGGGTGTCTGGATGCGCAGAGGGCTGCTGGCCGGCGCGCTGAGCCTGCTCGGCGTGCTGGCGCTGTCCCACTTCGTCCAGCAGCGCTACGCCCACCGCATCCTGCCCCGCGAGGGGGCCCCCGAGGCGCCCATGGCGCTGGTGTTCGGCGCGGGGCTGGCGCCCGGGGGGGTGCCCTCCGCTGTGCTGGCCCAGCGCCTGGACACGGCCATCGCGCTCTGGCGGGCGAAGAAGGTGGAGGCGGTGCTGGTCAGCGGGGACAACTCGGACCGGTTCCACGACGAGACGCGCGCCATGCGCCGTTACCTGCTGGAGCGGGGCCTGCCCGAGCGGGCGGTGCTGGGGGATGACGCGGGGCTGTCCACCTACGACAGCTGCGTGCGCGCCCACGACGTCTTCGGCCTGCGCCGGGCGCTGCTGGTAACCCAGCGCTTCCACCTGCCGCGCGCGCTCTACATCGCCAACTCCGTGGGCATGGAGGCCTGGGGCGTGGCGGCCGACGAGGGCAGGCCCTCCACCCGGCGCTACCTCCTGCGTGAGACGTTCTCCCGCGTGCTGGCGGCGCTCATGGTGCTGCTGGACCTGAAGCCCGCCTCCTCCCTGCCCTCGCCGCCTCCGGCGCGTTGA
- the atpD gene encoding F0F1 ATP synthase subunit beta, with amino-acid sequence MSAQVATVGKITQVLGPVIDVEFPPGGLPEVYTALKVTNPSISAEADNLTIEVAQHLGENMVRCISMDSTEGLARGQAVKNTGAPIQVPVGKGTLGRILNVIGEPVDERGPITSTQTWPIHRPAPTFVDQDVRVQAFETGIKVIDLLGPYTRGGKIGLFGGAGVGKTVLLMELIRNVAKERGGFSVFAGVGERTREGNDLYHEMQEGNVINTKNLEESQCVLVYGQMNEPPGARARVALSALTIAEYFRDMEGRDVLLFVDNIFRFTQAGSEVSALLGRIPSAVGYQPTLSTEMGALQERITSTNKGSVTSVQAIYVPADDLTDPAPATTFAHLDATTVLNRAISELGIYPAVDPLDSTSRILDPNVVGPEHYGVARKVQGILQKYKELQDIIAILGMDELSETDKLTVARARKIQKFLSQPFHVAEVFTGAPGRYVELKDTIQGFKELAEGKHDDLPEAAFYMVGNINEAIEKARKLAAA; translated from the coding sequence ATGAGCGCTCAAGTTGCGACGGTAGGCAAGATCACCCAGGTCCTCGGTCCCGTGATTGACGTGGAGTTCCCGCCGGGCGGCCTGCCCGAGGTGTACACCGCCCTCAAGGTCACCAACCCCAGCATCAGCGCCGAGGCGGACAACCTCACCATCGAGGTGGCGCAGCACCTGGGCGAGAACATGGTGCGCTGCATCTCCATGGACTCCACCGAGGGGCTGGCCCGGGGCCAGGCGGTGAAGAACACGGGCGCGCCCATCCAGGTGCCGGTGGGCAAGGGCACCCTGGGCCGCATCCTGAACGTCATCGGCGAGCCGGTGGACGAGCGTGGCCCCATCACCTCCACGCAGACCTGGCCCATCCACCGTCCGGCGCCCACCTTCGTGGACCAGGACGTGCGCGTGCAGGCCTTCGAGACGGGCATCAAGGTCATCGACCTGCTGGGGCCCTACACCCGCGGTGGCAAGATCGGCCTGTTCGGCGGCGCCGGCGTGGGCAAGACGGTGCTCCTGATGGAGCTCATCCGCAACGTGGCCAAGGAGCGCGGCGGCTTCTCGGTGTTCGCCGGCGTGGGCGAGCGCACCCGCGAGGGCAACGACCTGTACCACGAGATGCAGGAAGGCAACGTCATCAACACGAAGAACCTGGAGGAGAGCCAGTGCGTGCTGGTGTACGGGCAGATGAATGAGCCGCCCGGCGCCCGTGCCCGCGTGGCCCTCTCGGCGCTCACCATCGCCGAGTACTTCCGGGACATGGAGGGGCGCGACGTGCTCCTCTTCGTGGACAACATCTTCCGCTTCACCCAGGCCGGTTCCGAGGTGTCCGCGCTCCTGGGCCGCATCCCCAGCGCCGTGGGCTACCAGCCCACGCTGTCCACGGAGATGGGCGCCCTGCAGGAGCGCATCACCTCCACCAACAAGGGCTCGGTCACCTCCGTGCAGGCCATCTACGTGCCCGCCGACGACCTGACGGACCCGGCGCCGGCCACCACGTTCGCCCACCTGGATGCGACCACGGTGCTCAACCGCGCCATCTCCGAGCTGGGCATCTACCCCGCGGTGGACCCGCTCGACTCCACCAGCCGCATCCTCGACCCGAACGTCGTGGGGCCGGAGCACTACGGGGTGGCGCGCAAGGTCCAGGGCATCCTCCAGAAGTACAAGGAGCTCCAGGACATCATCGCCATCCTCGGCATGGACGAGCTGTCCGAGACGGACAAGCTCACCGTGGCCCGCGCCCGGAAGATCCAGAAGTTCCTGTCCCAGCCGTTCCACGTGGCCGAGGTGTTCACCGGCGCCCCGGGGCGCTACGTGGAGCTGAAGGACACCATCCAGGGCTTCAAGGAGCTCGCCGAGGGCAAGCACGACGATCTGCCCGAGGCCGCCTTCTACATGGTGGGCAACATCAACGAGGCGATCGAGAAGGCCCGCAAGCTGGCCGCGGCCTAA
- a CDS encoding glucose-6-phosphate isomerase yields the protein MSQRELWERYKRYLCVSPSLGFSLDISRMKFTEAFLDRMREPLKAAFEAMEELEKGAIANPDEKRQVGHYWLRASELSPEAGIGRSIRDTLADVHWFAEEIHAGRIVPQTAERFTQLLIVGIGGSALGPQLVADALGGASDRMKLFFFDNTDPDGMDRVLAQVGDKLPETLTLVISKSGGTKETRNGMLEAERAYKARGLEFGAHAVAITGDNSELDRYAKKHSWLRTFPMWDWIGGRTSVLSAVGLLPARLQGLDVDGLLAGAREMDRQTRQRELMRNPAALLALMWFHAGDGRGTRDMVILPYKDRLLLLSKYLQQLVMESLGKELSLDGQVVNQGIAVYGNKGSTDQHAYVQQLREGVHNFFVTFVEVLKDREGPSLPIEEDATSGDYLVGFLLGTRRALYEKDRESMLLTVPDVSARTLGALIALYERAVGLYAQLVHINAYHQPGVEAGKKAAGTVLELQRKLLSHLRAKKGQAGTADELAGAIGAPDEAETVFHVLEHLAANPDHGVTRTEGTSPFDARYQVA from the coding sequence ATGAGCCAGCGGGAGCTGTGGGAGCGGTACAAGCGCTATCTGTGTGTCAGCCCGTCCTTGGGCTTCTCGCTCGACATCTCGCGCATGAAGTTCACCGAGGCCTTCCTGGACCGGATGCGCGAGCCCCTGAAGGCGGCCTTCGAGGCCATGGAGGAGCTGGAGAAGGGGGCCATCGCCAACCCGGACGAGAAGCGCCAGGTGGGCCACTACTGGCTCCGGGCCTCGGAGCTGTCGCCCGAGGCGGGCATCGGCCGGTCCATCCGCGACACGCTGGCGGACGTGCACTGGTTCGCCGAGGAGATTCACGCCGGGCGCATCGTGCCGCAGACGGCCGAGCGCTTCACGCAGCTGCTCATCGTCGGCATCGGCGGCTCGGCGCTGGGCCCGCAGCTGGTGGCCGACGCGCTGGGCGGCGCCTCGGACCGGATGAAGCTGTTCTTCTTCGACAACACGGACCCCGACGGCATGGACCGGGTGCTCGCGCAGGTGGGCGACAAGCTGCCCGAGACGCTCACGCTCGTCATCAGCAAGTCGGGCGGGACGAAGGAGACGCGCAACGGCATGCTGGAGGCCGAGCGGGCCTACAAGGCGCGCGGGCTCGAGTTCGGCGCGCACGCGGTGGCCATCACCGGCGACAACAGCGAGCTGGACCGGTACGCGAAGAAGCACAGCTGGCTGCGCACCTTCCCCATGTGGGACTGGATCGGCGGGCGCACCTCGGTGCTCTCCGCGGTGGGCCTGCTGCCCGCGCGGCTGCAGGGGCTGGATGTGGACGGGCTGCTCGCGGGCGCGCGGGAGATGGACCGGCAGACGCGGCAGCGCGAACTGATGCGCAACCCCGCGGCGCTGCTGGCGCTCATGTGGTTCCACGCCGGGGACGGGCGGGGCACCCGGGACATGGTCATCCTGCCGTACAAGGACCGGCTGCTCTTGCTCTCGAAGTACCTCCAGCAGCTCGTCATGGAGTCGCTGGGCAAGGAGCTGTCGCTGGACGGCCAGGTGGTCAACCAGGGCATCGCCGTCTACGGCAACAAGGGCTCCACGGATCAGCACGCCTACGTGCAGCAGCTGCGCGAGGGCGTCCACAACTTCTTCGTCACCTTCGTGGAGGTGCTCAAGGACCGCGAGGGGCCCTCGCTGCCCATCGAGGAGGACGCCACCAGCGGTGACTACCTGGTGGGCTTCCTGCTGGGCACGCGCCGCGCGCTCTACGAGAAGGACCGCGAGTCCATGCTGCTCACCGTGCCGGATGTGAGCGCGCGCACGCTCGGGGCCCTCATCGCCCTGTACGAGCGCGCCGTGGGGCTGTACGCCCAGCTCGTCCACATCAACGCCTACCACCAGCCGGGCGTCGAGGCGGGCAAGAAGGCCGCGGGCACCGTGCTGGAGCTGCAGCGCAAGCTGCTGTCCCACCTGCGCGCGAAGAAGGGGCAGGCCGGGACGGCGGACGAGCTGGCCGGCGCCATCGGCGCTCCGGACGAGGCGGAGACGGTGTTCCACGTGCTGGAGCACCTGGCGGCCAACCCCGACCACGGCGTGACGCGCACCGAAGGCACCAGCCCCTTCGATGCGCGCTACCAGGTGGCCTGA
- the atpG gene encoding ATP synthase F1 subunit gamma, producing the protein MASLRDIRKRIRSVKNTRQITKAMKMVAAAKLRKAQDSIIAARPYAQTLDQIIADLAARSGDQELAHPLLVSRTVKRAEVVLLTSDRGLAGGFNSNVIRRANRFILENSGLERIQLSTVGRKGHDSFRQRGQNIRKDYGGLYQRLNYLAAREMAEELTASFLKGEVDAVYIVYNEFISAISQKITVEQLLPLQNFAPAATGAPAATATALVDFEYEPDRQAVLDRLVPQAISIKLYRALLESVASEHGARMSAMENATRNASDMIADLSLHYNRTRQAVITKELSEIVSGAEALK; encoded by the coding sequence ATGGCGTCCCTTCGCGACATCCGCAAGCGCATCCGCTCGGTGAAGAACACGCGGCAGATCACCAAGGCCATGAAGATGGTGGCCGCCGCGAAGCTGCGCAAGGCGCAGGATTCCATCATCGCCGCCCGCCCCTACGCCCAGACGCTGGACCAGATCATCGCCGATCTGGCGGCCCGCTCCGGCGACCAGGAGCTGGCGCACCCGCTGCTGGTGAGCCGCACCGTCAAGCGCGCCGAGGTGGTGCTGCTGACCTCGGACCGTGGCCTGGCCGGGGGTTTCAACTCCAACGTCATCCGCCGCGCCAACCGCTTCATCCTCGAGAACAGCGGGCTGGAGCGCATCCAGCTGTCCACGGTGGGGCGCAAGGGCCACGACTCCTTCCGCCAGCGCGGCCAGAACATCCGCAAGGACTACGGCGGCCTCTACCAGCGGCTGAACTACCTCGCCGCCCGGGAGATGGCCGAGGAGCTCACCGCCAGCTTCCTCAAGGGCGAGGTGGACGCCGTCTACATCGTCTACAACGAGTTCATCTCCGCCATCAGCCAGAAGATCACCGTGGAGCAGCTCCTCCCGCTCCAGAACTTCGCCCCGGCGGCCACGGGAGCGCCGGCCGCCACGGCCACCGCGCTGGTGGACTTCGAGTACGAGCCGGACCGCCAGGCGGTGCTCGACCGGCTGGTGCCGCAGGCCATTTCCATCAAGCTGTACCGCGCCCTGCTGGAGAGCGTGGCCAGCGAGCACGGCGCCCGCATGAGCGCCATGGAGAACGCCACCCGCAACGCCAGCGACATGATCGCCGACCTGTCCCTGCACTACAACCGCACGCGCCAGGCCGTCATCACCAAGGAGCTGTCGGAGATCGTCTCCGGCGCCGAGGCCCTGAAGTAG
- a CDS encoding histone H1-like repetitive region-containing protein, producing the protein MHEWLEALQKSARTTAPGAAAEELRRSETEFGIPLPGELGDLYSVLNGGTFEGEVVLFPLTAEGEHPSVQEKTRKMLVGLPVAGVWRFGLKGPHRHLFAARKSAMMEQGDGGGPLPEWVQALGDDDWLYGTWDEEQKDMRLYRALSQMLPVLVPPVEHEDFGDRTFARAIAAVEGALSELSGEEEDEAAEEEEAAGEVQDLQYEYEEGQAPEAGDASTSPGLQQPAVMAAERRVKSIKRTPTRKAVVTSEPPAKQTGAGLEKPAVIAAERRVKHLTEQAAPEAKGEESPRKKAAARTAARKRTEQAPAASKAPAKQASAKPSKGGGTAPAAQKSAAKKAPAKKAAPGPSAVKKAAPGKGAAKKGAAKKAPAQKAAAKKGPAQKSAAKKAPAKKAPAQKASAKKAPAKKAPAKKGAVKKAPAQKASAKKAPAKKAPAKKAGARRG; encoded by the coding sequence ATGCACGAGTGGTTGGAGGCACTGCAGAAGTCGGCGAGGACGACAGCTCCGGGGGCGGCCGCGGAGGAGTTGCGGAGGAGCGAGACGGAGTTCGGCATTCCCCTGCCGGGAGAGCTGGGAGACCTGTACTCGGTCCTCAACGGGGGCACGTTCGAGGGCGAGGTGGTGCTCTTCCCGCTCACCGCCGAGGGCGAGCATCCCAGCGTGCAGGAGAAGACGCGGAAGATGTTGGTGGGGCTGCCGGTGGCTGGCGTGTGGCGCTTCGGCCTGAAGGGGCCGCACCGTCACCTCTTCGCGGCGCGCAAGTCGGCCATGATGGAGCAGGGGGACGGGGGCGGGCCGTTGCCGGAGTGGGTGCAGGCGCTCGGGGACGACGACTGGCTCTACGGCACCTGGGATGAAGAGCAGAAGGACATGCGCCTCTACCGCGCGCTGTCGCAGATGCTGCCCGTGCTGGTCCCGCCCGTGGAGCACGAGGACTTCGGAGACCGCACCTTCGCCCGCGCCATCGCCGCGGTGGAAGGCGCGCTGAGCGAGCTGAGCGGGGAAGAGGAGGACGAGGCCGCGGAAGAGGAAGAGGCGGCCGGGGAGGTCCAGGATCTCCAGTACGAGTATGAGGAGGGACAGGCCCCGGAAGCCGGCGATGCCAGTACGTCCCCGGGGCTTCAGCAGCCCGCGGTGATGGCTGCCGAGCGCCGCGTGAAGAGCATCAAGCGGACGCCCACGCGCAAAGCGGTCGTGACGTCCGAGCCGCCCGCGAAGCAGACCGGGGCGGGGCTCGAGAAGCCCGCGGTGATTGCCGCGGAACGGCGCGTGAAGCACCTCACGGAGCAGGCTGCTCCGGAAGCCAAGGGGGAGGAGTCGCCGCGCAAGAAGGCGGCGGCCCGGACCGCGGCGAGGAAGCGTACGGAACAGGCACCTGCTGCCAGCAAGGCCCCTGCGAAGCAGGCCTCCGCGAAGCCCAGCAAGGGCGGTGGGACGGCCCCGGCGGCCCAGAAGTCCGCCGCGAAGAAGGCTCCCGCGAAGAAGGCGGCCCCGGGCCCTAGCGCCGTGAAGAAGGCGGCCCCGGGCAAGGGCGCGGCGAAGAAGGGTGCGGCGAAGAAGGCCCCGGCCCAGAAGGCAGCAGCAAAGAAGGGTCCCGCCCAGAAGTCCGCCGCGAAGAAGGCTCCCGCGAAGAAAGCGCCTGCCCAGAAGGCCTCTGCGAAGAAGGCACCTGCGAAGAAGGCACCTGCGAAGAAGGGCGCCGTGAAGAAGGCTCCCGCCCAGAAGGCCTCTGCGAAGAAGGCGCCTGCCAAGAAGGCCCCCGCGAAGAAGGCGGGTGCTCGAAGAGGCTGA
- a CDS encoding ADP-ribosylglycohydrolase family protein — MPLTPAERQDRFHAAFLGLAIGDALGFPLRGVPPASLTRLTHLADDFSPRPRGKFAKGQFSDDTQMLLAASESVIREGKVDGRSAAAHFAWLWQEGVILQPPKGLSEALQRLAGGAPWMSAGAPLGLKCPSVLSRAMVVGLFEGRRARLPHDAGVLSVVTHKDPTCAAAAAAFAQAVALGMEEEALTAAAFCESLALAAAVHDKTLAEELRHLPRLLTWDVSRALGALRKVGVPRSELDGVEGLPPHVVPVLLTSLYATLKMPHDFREAVALVLRCGGEVDVAAAVTGALLGAHLGTRALPARLRKQVLYGENLLDTADRLFQARQVRETLVTALALHRRR, encoded by the coding sequence ATGCCGCTGACTCCCGCCGAGCGCCAGGACAGGTTTCATGCGGCGTTCCTGGGCCTCGCCATCGGCGATGCCCTGGGGTTTCCCCTCCGGGGCGTGCCGCCGGCGAGCCTCACGCGGCTCACCCACCTGGCGGATGACTTCTCCCCGCGCCCGCGCGGCAAGTTCGCCAAGGGGCAGTTCTCCGACGACACGCAGATGCTGCTGGCCGCCAGCGAGAGCGTCATCCGCGAGGGCAAGGTGGATGGGCGCAGCGCCGCGGCGCACTTCGCGTGGCTGTGGCAGGAGGGCGTCATCCTCCAGCCGCCCAAGGGGCTCTCCGAGGCGCTCCAGCGGCTCGCGGGCGGCGCGCCGTGGATGAGCGCCGGGGCGCCGCTGGGCCTCAAGTGCCCCTCGGTGCTCAGCCGCGCCATGGTGGTGGGCCTCTTCGAGGGCCGGCGCGCGCGCCTGCCGCACGACGCGGGCGTGCTCTCGGTGGTGACGCACAAGGACCCCACCTGCGCGGCGGCCGCGGCGGCCTTCGCGCAGGCGGTGGCGCTGGGCATGGAGGAGGAGGCGCTCACGGCGGCGGCCTTCTGCGAGTCCCTGGCGCTGGCCGCCGCGGTGCACGACAAGACGCTCGCGGAGGAATTGCGGCACCTGCCCCGGCTGCTCACGTGGGACGTGTCCCGCGCGCTGGGCGCGCTGCGCAAGGTGGGCGTGCCGCGCTCGGAGCTCGACGGCGTGGAGGGGCTGCCGCCGCACGTGGTGCCGGTGCTGCTCACCTCGCTGTACGCGACGCTGAAGATGCCCCACGACTTCCGCGAGGCGGTGGCGCTGGTGCTGCGCTGTGGCGGCGAGGTGGACGTGGCCGCGGCGGTGACGGGGGCGCTCCTGGGGGCGCACCTGGGCACGCGCGCCCTGCCGGCCCGCCTGCGCAAGCAGGTGCTCTACGGCGAGAACCTGCTGGACACCGCGGACCGCCTCTTCCAGGCCCGCCAGGTGCGCGAGACGCTCGTCACGGCGCTGGCCCTGCACCGCCGGCGCTGA
- a CDS encoding phage holin family protein, translated as MDLESERLERSQLESLTTAELIRHAFAEARLLVKAEVLHAKKELREEVKAARTAGILLGAAGVLALCGLAALFVALGLVLPVAAPLGVLLVGVAILLTAGVLGWVGVKKLPKKPLNHTQERLKADFGLARETLQ; from the coding sequence GTGGACCTCGAATCGGAACGCTTGGAGCGAAGCCAACTGGAGTCTCTGACCACCGCCGAACTCATCCGGCACGCCTTCGCGGAGGCAAGGCTGCTGGTGAAGGCGGAGGTCCTGCACGCCAAGAAGGAACTGCGCGAGGAGGTGAAGGCCGCGCGGACCGCCGGCATCCTGCTGGGCGCCGCCGGGGTGCTGGCGCTGTGTGGGCTGGCGGCCCTCTTCGTGGCGCTGGGGCTGGTGCTGCCCGTGGCCGCCCCGCTGGGGGTGCTGCTGGTGGGCGTGGCCATCCTGCTGACGGCGGGCGTGCTGGGCTGGGTGGGCGTGAAGAAGCTGCCCAAGAAGCCCCTCAACCATACCCAGGAGCGCCTCAAGGCGGACTTCGGCCTGGCGCGGGAGACCCTTCAATGA
- a CDS encoding AI-2E family transporter: MGTASGTRSQISPRTVWTVGLNILAILGLLLMVRAASGVLSWVLVALFLALAASPGVSWLQRRGLRRGGAVGLVFLTGLGLVVALLTTFIPMLVQQGQSLVHAAPGYIEAMKHEPWVQQLDERYDVIERVSAEMRQRLPGAAMPMLGVVSGVLHRLAAFITVVVLTLFFLCFGQDVFDKALLWLPPPERTYWRGLALRMYHNVGSYVAGAFCISLIGGAVTLATLLFLDVPYFVPLGLAMAVLGLIPFIGPLLGGALVVATAYASGGMRVGLIALGVFFVYQQVENHLLQPIIQRHTLRMNPLLIALSMLVGTAFAGVLGALLALPVAGAVQVVAQDRLARRQARWLAQGMDPIAEPVPPPPPEAEGERTPGPRH, from the coding sequence GTGGGCACAGCCTCGGGGACGCGCTCTCAAATCTCCCCCCGGACGGTGTGGACGGTGGGGCTGAACATCCTGGCGATCCTGGGGCTGCTCCTGATGGTGCGTGCCGCCAGCGGCGTCCTGTCCTGGGTGCTGGTGGCGCTGTTCCTGGCCCTGGCGGCCAGCCCGGGCGTCTCCTGGCTGCAGCGCCGGGGGCTGCGGCGCGGCGGGGCCGTGGGGCTGGTGTTCCTCACCGGCCTGGGCCTGGTCGTGGCCCTGTTGACGACCTTCATCCCCATGCTCGTGCAGCAGGGCCAGTCCCTGGTCCATGCGGCGCCCGGCTACATCGAGGCGATGAAGCACGAGCCCTGGGTCCAGCAGCTCGACGAGCGCTATGACGTCATCGAGCGCGTCTCCGCGGAGATGCGGCAGCGGCTGCCCGGGGCGGCGATGCCCATGCTGGGGGTGGTGTCGGGCGTGCTCCACCGCCTGGCGGCCTTCATCACCGTGGTGGTGCTGACGCTCTTCTTCCTGTGCTTTGGCCAGGACGTGTTCGACAAGGCCCTGCTGTGGCTGCCGCCGCCGGAGCGCACCTACTGGCGGGGGCTGGCACTGCGGATGTATCACAACGTCGGAAGCTACGTGGCCGGCGCGTTCTGCATCTCGCTCATTGGCGGGGCGGTGACGCTGGCGACGCTGCTGTTCCTGGACGTGCCCTACTTCGTTCCGCTCGGCCTGGCCATGGCGGTGCTGGGCCTCATCCCGTTCATCGGCCCGCTGCTCGGCGGGGCGCTCGTGGTCGCCACCGCGTATGCCTCGGGGGGCATGCGCGTGGGCCTCATCGCGCTCGGGGTCTTCTTCGTGTACCAGCAGGTGGAGAACCACCTGCTTCAGCCCATCATCCAGCGCCACACCCTGCGGATGAATCCCCTGCTCATCGCGCTGTCCATGCTGGTGGGCACGGCATTCGCGGGGGTGCTCGGCGCGCTCCTGGCCTTGCCGGTCGCGGGCGCGGTCCAGGTCGTGGCCCAGGACCGGCTCGCCCGCCGCCAGGCGCGGTGGCTCGCGCAGGGCATGGACCCCATCGCCGAGCCGGTGCCCCCGCCTCCGCCCGAGGCGGAGGGAGAGCGCACACCGGGCCCGCGGCACTGA
- a CDS encoding aldo/keto reductase codes for MSRFHRRAFLHASGLALAAAATGRVWAAPPETPRMRTRPIPSTQEALPVIGMGTWQTFDVGPGAEARAPLEEVLRTFVALGGTLVDSSPMYGHSEEVVGTLAEKTGLQPKLFLATKVWTSGKAEGVRQMEDSLRKLRTQRVDLMEVHNLVDAGTHLDTLRAWKEKGRVRYVGVTHYTASAHDAVAKLLQSRPVDFVQINYSVGEREAEQRLLSVAQERGVAVIANRPFAGGGLLQRLKRKPLPPWAAELDCDSWAQLLLKFVISHPAVTCAIPATSKPSHLRDNMKAGLGRLPDETLRARIAAEAA; via the coding sequence ATGAGCCGATTCCACCGGCGCGCCTTTCTCCACGCCTCGGGCCTGGCCCTCGCCGCCGCGGCCACGGGACGGGTCTGGGCCGCCCCACCGGAGACGCCCCGCATGCGCACCCGCCCCATTCCCAGCACCCAGGAGGCCCTGCCCGTCATCGGCATGGGCACCTGGCAGACCTTCGACGTGGGCCCCGGCGCGGAAGCGCGGGCGCCGCTGGAGGAGGTGCTCCGCACGTTCGTGGCGCTGGGCGGCACGCTCGTCGACTCCTCGCCCATGTACGGCCACTCCGAGGAGGTGGTGGGGACGCTGGCGGAGAAGACGGGCCTCCAGCCGAAGCTCTTCCTGGCCACGAAGGTGTGGACCTCGGGCAAGGCCGAGGGCGTCCGGCAGATGGAGGACTCCCTGCGCAAGCTGCGCACGCAGCGGGTGGATCTGATGGAGGTCCACAACCTGGTGGATGCCGGGACGCACCTGGACACCCTCCGGGCGTGGAAGGAGAAGGGCCGCGTCCGGTACGTGGGCGTCACCCACTACACGGCGAGCGCCCATGACGCCGTGGCGAAGCTGCTCCAGTCCCGGCCGGTGGACTTCGTGCAGATCAACTACTCGGTGGGAGAGCGGGAGGCCGAGCAGCGGCTGCTCTCCGTCGCGCAGGAGCGGGGCGTGGCCGTCATCGCCAACCGGCCCTTCGCGGGCGGGGGGCTGCTCCAGCGGCTCAAGCGCAAGCCCCTGCCCCCGTGGGCGGCGGAGCTCGACTGCGACAGCTGGGCGCAGCTGCTGCTGAAGTTCGTGATTTCGCACCCGGCCGTGACGTGCGCGATTCCCGCCACGTCCAAGCCCAGCCACCTGCGCGACAACATGAAGGCGGGCCTGGGGCGGCTGCCCGATGAAACGCTTCGGGCCCGCATCGCCGCGGAAGCGGCGTAG